The genomic stretch GCACTGATGGGTATGTACCCTTTTCCCAGAATGGGATCAAACAAAAGTCCTGCAGAACAAGTTGACACTTTATAGCCTTCATTTGATCCTCAGGAGGAGATAGCATGGCCCACACTGTTTTAAACTGGGTTGTGTCATAACAGTTACCAGCAATCATGTATTACCGTAGTGCTATGCCAGGTCCTTCTAGCAGCACACCATAATCACGGGAGATTTGTTTTGTGAGATCTGACAGAACTGGAATATTCATATGGCCCAAGCCGCCACTCTAGTGAAAACAGAATAAGACACCATTTTATCACCAAATGCTTTTTAAAGATTATCCTTTAGATGACTGAATTCAGTGCTCTTGAAGATAtattaacaagaaaaaacatttattcCATTTGTACCATGAAAGAAACCATACAGGGGAAGTTTTTTAAGCATTCAGGAACACTTGATCTGTTTGGaacaagaaaacttttttttttttttttttttttgcactgagcATTTTAGAATTGCTTATTTTTGTGGTAAAGGActaagacaacaacaacaaaaaatttcagaaagattTCCTTTGTCCCCTATGCAGGAGCTTTGAATATAAAGTCTTCTATTGCATATGTAAGTGCTCAAAATTAAATAAGATGAACAtggtgaggagggaagggaaaacaTTTATACAACAGACAAAACACTGGCCACCAACCCATACCAAATATGCCAATTTTGCTGTTCTCTATTTatgcatgtattttcttttgaatctatttaaataatatttagagAGTCAACCAAGATTGCTTTGAGTTTTGCAACATATTGGAACAGTAAGAGAGATAAGCTCCCTATCCTTGAAACATGACCAGAGTTTGTTAGCTTTTCTATTCCTGGCATCATCAGTGAATTGTTGTGTAATCTTAGTCACTTAGACCCTGATCTGGCAAATACTTGTCTGCAGTAGAGTTCTCAAATGCAGGGCTTTAAACACAGATATCAGAGAAACCAAGGTCTTAACTTCTCGAGGTGTCAGTTTTCCATCTGCACCATTGTGGCATTCTTTTattctttgcaaaatattttgctatgTGTGCACAAAACAACACATGACTGGAGTACACTTAACTGCTTTCATACAAGGCAGTGAAATCAGTCCATAATCACATTTTAGAGCTTTAAACAAAGCATGCAGAAAATTAATTACTCTGATTGGCTCAGCCAAGACATATTAAATCTAGCAGACAAACTCTCCTGTATGTTACAAAGAAAAAGCCATGCATCTAGAGCACCCTAGTCTGACAACAACCAGCACTGCTGTCGACCACATGATCCCACGGGCAATAACTGATCACACAGGAGCTTCTGTGCCTTCCTGTGACATTTTTGATTCTCTACTACTAAATAAACTAGTGAGATGGCTTACATTATCACaagtatgtattttatatttaaaaaagtaaaagcaactgcTCTCCAGTAAAAGCTAGTCTTTGCTGTCAGTTCTTCTTTCCCTGAAGAAAGTTGAGGACCTACGTTTGTATTTAAGAAGTGGAACCATTTCAGCAAATGACAGTTAATACTGATAAACTGGTTGTTCTTTTGTTTCCATTCTGCAGTTACCAGCGCTAGGTACTAGTTAGCAATAATTACTAAGTCAGCTGCTAGTAATTTTATGTCATGCTACACACAAACCATTAGCTGTAACAAGCACCTCAGGACAGCAACATGTGCACTGAATATTCAATTTGTGGGATAAACATAAGGACATGATGTAACCTCCAGGACTACCAAGACAGTcaggaaaacaaagacaaaaaaaaaaactatgaaagAAAAGATCAGGAAAAAGACTGAGGTCAGAGTTGAGTTACATCATCTTATGTTAGTCACTTAGACATATCACTGTCTATTTATTGAAATTAGCATTTGCATGATTGTTCATTCAACTCTTCTTCTCAGGAGCtcttataaaaagaaaacaaaccaatacAGAAAACCCCAAACAGCTGCCCAATTCATACCTTTCGTGGTGTATTTATCCAGGCCAGATGACAGAAGTGAGAGTCCACAGAAACTGCAACCACTTCACAGTTCACATCATGAAATTCATTTGCTTTATTACTGAAAGCTACAATTTCTGTGGGGCATACAAAGGTGCTAGGTGGGAAGACAGAAGAGGGTGTAAAGATTCTGCAAACTTTGGAGAGTTTTTAGAAAAGACGCTCATATATCTGTGTCTAGGCACTAATGCAGCAGTGCATTTTATTTAACTGTATGCTTGATAATTCTGACCACATTCCCTGCTCAAGACTGACTTCAGTAAGTCTCAAAGCAACAGCAACTGCCACACAGCTACATGGCACATCAATTTTCAACTCCCGGTTCTTAACAAAGGTATTTTTGCATGGAAGTTCTATACTAGGAAGGGCTGCAGACTACATCCTCTCCCAGCTACCCACATACACTAGACTTCAGCAGAAATGTCCAGGATGCTCTTAGCCATTCAAGTCTTCAGGGGCCCTGTTGGATCACCTTTTGCTTTAGAGTTGCAGTTCTGCTGACCTGCTGCTTAAAAGGATACAGGCTTCACTGGGACCAGAGCTGCAAGGCAATGCTCCTACCCCCAGGGATTTGACTGTAAGAAGAACCATGCTTGCAAGACCTGGCTATCTCCTGAAACACTCCTAGCAGCCAGCGGATTCTCTCCAACCATTGCTTTAATGCACAGCTACCTTTTGCCCCCGAATCTTATCACTCATGCTCTAGAAACAGACACATCTGCTTTGCAAGCCTACCCCGGATAAGGTAAAAAACAGTCACTTCAGACAGGAATGCCATGCTGTGTTTTTGATTATCTTCAGCCAGGCTCTTTAAGTTACAAGCCTCAGGAGCAGCATTTGAAAGGGAATAAACCTGCACTCACAAATCCAGAGGGTAGAAGAAGAGAACCAGGTATTTCCCCTTAAAATCATCTAGGCTCAGCTCTTTGAACTCTCCATTGACAACAGCTGTTCCTTTAAAAAACGGGGCGTGCTGCGTAACTGCTGGAGCAAACCTGGAAGAGCcttgggggggagaaaaaaagagtcaCATTGTATCGCTGCAGGACGCGCCCTCGGCCCCGGGAggcagccgccggcgccggccccacggcccccccgcgCACTTACCGAGGCTGAGCTGGCGGCGGGCGCAGAGCAGGGGCCGCGCCGTCAGCCTcctcccggcggcagcggcggcggcggcggtgggcacCTGCGGGGGACACGGGGCGTCAGGGCCGGCCGGCGCCCGCCTCccagagccggggccggggccgggtcgcGCACGTAGGCACTCACCGCGCTCCGCAGGAGCCTCCCCAGCGCGGCGGCCATgttgagcgcggcggcggcggggcggagccggCCCcacgggaaggggaaggcaggggagggcggcccggcccggcccggccagcGCGCAGGGAGGGGGCGGAGGAGCCGCCTGCCGCCGCTGCCGACTGCGAGCGCCCCGCGGGTCTCACGGGAGAGCCCACCCCGCTCGGCTGCGCCTTGTCACTCAGCAGTGCGCCCCTATGGCATAAGGAAGCTAGAAATAACGCTCGGGGAGCGCTGCCTTGCCTTTCAGTTGAGTCGATGGCTGCTGGTTCTAGTAAAATTATCAGTCCCTATAAGTAATGAGTTGACTGGTGCTGCGTTTGGAAGACAGTGTGTGTTTTTCTGTGGCTTTTCTGTTGATGGAGCTGAAAATGATGCTGATTAGAGGATGCATTTTCGATAGATACTGATACAGACCAAAACTGAGGGGAAAAACGTGTGGCTTGTGCTGCTTGACCTAAGAAACCTTCCAGCTACAAACTTTTCTTTGGCAAAACGCAATTGACTCTCTCTTTATTGAACTCGGTCAAATTATGATTGTTTAATCATAATCAAACAATTACAGCATGGTAATGATGTGCCTGCTTAGCTCCTCTCAGCTGTGAGCTGAGGCAAGCCAAAGCCCTTGCTTAGCTGCCCACACTGGCAGTTACTGCTGCTACTGGACAATGCTTTGTTAAACTGAATGTGCCTGTGCCCTGACACTGTCTGCTCTGGAGGTTTGTCGCAGTTCTGCACTGACTGTCGCAGGGGAACTGCACAGGTTCAGCCCTAGGAAGAGGCATTACAGTGTGTATAAGCACTTGGGCAGGTAGGAGAGTCATAAAACCACATCACGGGCCCCCCAGTCTCCTTCCAGATCAAGCAGCAGAGAAGGTGTATAGGTTCTGGAAGGAACCACACCTGATACGTATAAACCTTACTGTTTCCCTGCAGCTGGAGGCTCCAGTCTGCTGCTGATGCCTGCCCCTACAACTCAAACTAAGGGAGCTACTTTAACTAAGTCATTGATCAGTATAGGGTTTTTCTCAAGCTGTTTTTGTTAAATACCTGACAATGGCAGCAGCAGAGACCACCTTCACCAATACAGGCACCGGCTCCCTTCCCTGATGTAGGCCACATCCTTTGGAGCAGCACAAGCGGCGTGTACAACCCAGAGTACGAAAATCAAACACACTAAAAgtccatttttctcttctctgcttctttttgcATGTTTCTTTGCCTAAGTAGTCAAATCAAGTTGAACCCAGTTttgtttctggtttctttttttattaatatccACAGTCTTTACAAAGGAGAGATCCCACCCTATGAACAGGTGAGAAATCCAGCTCTGCTGGCAGTATGAGCTCTGCTTCCAGAGCCAAGGCTGAAGGGGACTAATGCAGAGAACCATATCCCCTGACTCTTGGAGTCTCAGTGGATGCTACATCTTTAGTACCAAACAAATTAGTGAGCTTGTTCCTGGTACTCACCCAGCTGGCATGGTCTGTTCACTTCTGTAGTAGTAAACTCTCCAAGCCTCTAAAAGAGGATGGTTGCACACAAATTGCCTGTTGAGATTGGTCCCTAGCCTGTATTAACTCCCTAATAAGTCCAGGAACTATTTGGGGCAGTGTTAGTTGGTGTTGGCCAAAAGCACACCAGGGACCTTTCTAAACATTTAACATTGTGAACAGACCACTTCCAGTGCTTGGTCCCTTTCCCTAGCACTCCTGAGCTTATCAATACAGATATAGCTGATGACAGCTGAAAATGTGGCTCAGATAATCTTCTCCAAAACTGAAGTGCCCAGTAGAGCAACCAGAATGATATATCTATTCATATGTGCCCTGAGAAAGCTAGGCAACTGCCTGGACATATGATGAAGAGAGAGGTGCCCTCACGAGAGTGTGGAGGAGGAACTGTTCCTGTAGCCAGGGTGagaagagggggaaggaaaacatGCACACCTAAGGATATGCATACCCCAGTTTGGGATCTTCTAAGGTAGTAGTCTAACAGCTTCCTGCACCCACTAATTTTCTTGACTTCAAGTATGCATCAGTATCAATTCCGATGTTGAAGGTGTTCCCTTCAGGCTTAATATCCTTTAACAAGATGCGTCTCTAACAAgatgcgtgtgtgtgtttgtatgtgtgcatgcgtgcagCAATTGGTTACTAAACTAGAAGACTTTCAGTTAATGAACCTTAGCTGTTCCTTTCTTTACTTTGTTAAGGGAAACCTGAAGGTGTAAGAGACAGTTCAGTTCTGACTCTTGTGGATGAGCAAGAGCTGCTTGAAAGTGCCAGATGGACAGAGGCTCTGATGGGAAGGTCACTGTGGCCAAGCTGGGAGCtggctggctgggctgctcagTTTATTTGCATGTCTGCTATCTAAAAGTTAGGGGTATTCTTGCTTAAAAAACCCTCGAATTCTGAAAGTGGAAGCAAGTATATGATTTGAATGTTTGAAAATATGTCAAATCCACTGTGGGCAAGCTATTCCACAGCCCATGCCATAGCCTGCAGCCCTGGGAGCCCTAAGGAAGAGTGGCCCACACAGAGGGAAGGAGCGGTTGCCCAGGGATATGTCTGCAGTACAATTCAGTGAGTTTCTCAGTGGCACTGCCGAAATGCTCCGAGGGCTGTCAGCAGAGCAATAAGAAGAGGAGCTGAGCAAGGGAAATGTGCAGAGCCATGCCTGATGGTGAAGAGTAGCAAAGAAACATCAGCCATGACTTGAGTTGATTCCCTGAAGAGCAGTGCAGAATGGCACCTCTGTGTTCACGTCTACTGAAGTGGCACATCCCTTCGAATCAGTAGATGAGCTCACCCAGCATCTGGCTCCCCTAAGGTTGGGCAGCAAATTGGGAGTTAGAGACATGACTGGAGCACAGCGGTTCCTTTCCCTCAGATGTGGGAGCTGTATTGTAGCAGCAAAAAAGGGCTATTGCTAGGATTTCCTGAGGATGGTGGTCTCACCCACGGTTGGCTATTCACAACTTCTAAGTTGATATATTCTAAAATGatgttctctctctccccccccccccttgctggaAAGTTATATTTGTTTAAAACTCTTTGTTTAAACACTTGGCTTGCAGGCAGGGAAATATTGCTCATGCTTTGTCATGAAAGCGGCATAATTCAGTTTCCCAGACTTCTGGGCAAGAGCTTGAAATACTGCCATTTAACAAGGGGGGTTATTTTCCGTTTTGCTTTTTACTGGGTGTCCCTAGAACTTGAACATGGACTTGTCACTGCCAAAGTACACCTGGAAAAAGAGTTGTTCTTTTTCCTCAGCTCCAGTTCTGGCACAGGCTAGACCAGCTGTTAAACCTGATTCTTCATGCCATCTGAAGTTCAAAATAAATCTTCCAAGTGGTACTACATGCCCATCTTTCTCCGTATTTGTTGGGTTTATGCTTTTCTGTCTCACTGTACACTTCTGACAGCAGAATACACAGTGTTACTGATTCACATgataaaaaccaaaccaaaccaaaccaaaacagggAAAGCACAAGCCTTTGCTGGCCAGACAGACCCGAGTCTCATACCTCATCCCGCGGTGACAGACTACTGGTTCACATTGGTGCAGTGTGAGCTCAGCAGTGCATGGACATGCTAGCATTTGAAGGACTTGAGCCTTCAAACCTGATTGAAAGATATCTGGTCAATGGGAGACTTTCCAGGGATTTCAGCAAGCTTTAGGACAGAATTTTGTTTATATCATTACAAGGTGCAGAACAGTGGAATGGAAAATAGATGTAGATTTTATTTTTAGCTATGCCATTTAGCTGCTTGCTGCCACTTTGTGCCTCTTTTGCCCTATCTGGGGATAATTAAATTTGCCTTTCTAGCTACAAACTTTGAGATCTATTGATAAAAAATAGTTGTATATTGTTACCATTATTGTTTTGTGAGAGCTAGTTCTTAAAAAGCTTTTTGAAGCGTCATCATTAACACAACAAAGTAACAAAGATAACTTCTCTCTAAGCTTGATAAATGGGGTAAGCAAATGCCAAACCAGATCTGCTGCTTTGGGTCATTGAATGTCTGATTCTACGTTGATGACATGATGCATacttttgcttctttaaaaactaaaattGCTTATCTTCTGGAAGTTTATTTTATTCCATGTGCTTAATTGCTGTAACAGTCATTTGTCCTTTAGTTTGAGGAAATGGATGACTGCACAAAAGGTTTGGAAATGGGGAGAAACAACAGGGGCATAAAATTTTTCATCTAATCCAAAGCAAAAAGTTACGCTGTGACAACATGATGCATCAGTCCATGGCTGTTGGTAGATGGCAGCCTCTGTCTTTATGCAAAGGAGCTCTGTAAAAGGTTACAGCTGCCTGCAAATGCTTTCTCATAGGCCTGCGTGCTCCCACCTGCTGATACAGAATCTCAGCAGGAGGTGAAGAGATTTACCCATTTGTAGGAATAAGTTTCAAAAGCAATTCCAAACCCAGTACAGCCTAGAGGTAGTCATGAACAGGCTTTACAGGCTTTACTGGGTTAATCATATTTATAACATGGATTTTAGGAGGTAGCTGCTCTGAGGATATGTTTCCAATCGATAAGTAGAGGCAAAAGCCTTTCTGACATCTGGTTCACTTGGGGTCTTATCCTGTCATTTCAAGCAGGCAGTACTGAGGCCAAGTGTTTTTTCTCTGGTAGCAGGATAAAGCTGGGTGTGTTGCTGCTGTGTTTCTGGCTGGAGCCCTGTGAGCCCACCCTGTCGATGACTCATCAGTCAGTGGCTCAGAACATCACACGCTGCTTTGTGGCCTTCCTATTCTTATTATACTGATGCATTTGGGTCTTGCACAGTGCTGCCATTTCATTTACAAACCTCTCTTTACCGATAAAGGAAAGATGGCTGCCAGCCCTGCTTTATTCTGATGTTCAGCActcataaaaagtatttttctgagCCTTTCCTGAATGATTTCAAATGAAAGATGTCTTATTGAAAAGCAGAACAACCAAAGCCCATAAACACCGTAAGAAGCACATTTctcagaatttgtttttttaagcttcttttttttcttccaaaattggCTGCTTCTATATATGATTCAGACTATTTTTTCCCTTTGCCCCCAGCAAACACTGAACTAAGATCTTTAGGCCAGAAAAAAGACCTATATTCCTACCCTGACACACTGTCTTTGAGTCTGTCTGCTTGAATATTTGAGCTTCACAAAAGTGACTAGAATAAGAAAGTGCAGAGACTCTGTTCTAAGCTATGGAACAGACTCACAGATGTCCTGGTGATGAACAGCCTCTTTCCCCCTCACTCACACTTACAGAGAATCTGACTGCTCCATTAAATCAGGTGTGAACATACCTTGACGTTAAAGGACTGTGTtagcacaagagaaaagggatAAATAAATGTACCTGTAcctaatattttttttgttgtatttGTGAACCAGGTGTTCCAGGTGACATAAAAATGAAGATATCCATTGGTCTAAGGAAGTCATGAGGTAAGCCTCCTAATACTGTAGTGAGTTTTGCAAAGACCAGTTGATGGATTTTAAGGCAAGTAGGTCTGTGGCAAGCAAATCACTTGTGCATGTCTGGCAATCCATTGGGAGCCATATATATGAAAGGGGCCATCCATCAGAGCTTTGTGCTGAAGCAGAGCCTCATCATGTGTCAGTATTAGATTCAGACTTAAAAGACTGAAGTAGAAGAGAGCTGCAGTGAGGACTGATtgtcttgattttgtttttcggAATAGGCATTGTGATAGTGAATGCAACTCCTTCCATATTCTAGTGCACCAAACTGACTCAGACATACTGAAAACAAGTTTATGTTGTTAAATACTACAAAAATCATTAAGAAAAGTATTGTATAGATGTGCAACTCAAACACAATTTTTGCAGAATCCTTAGCAGTCCAGTAACAGCTCAgctttctgctccctgccctcagcCACATTAAACAGTTATGTGACTGCCCCTAGTCAACTTCAATGCAAAGTCATCCAGCTTAGTTTAAATAGCCATTGGGCAGCAGGACAatattttgttccatttctgtgcctgcttCTGAAGGGACTATGCAACCATGCCCTTGGGTGCAAGAAACGTGAAGTACTTATTGGCTGAGCCATTCATGAAACCCTAGGTAGCTCAGTGGGATTTCAGAACACCATATAGTTCTTCTATAATTTGTTTCATAAATCTGCTGCTTACCCGTTCAAGCATACTCAGTAAGCATTCACAAAGTATACAGGATAACATCAGCAATCCAAAGTCATACTTCCATCCCACAGGGCAGCACTGCAGATGACTGTGCTTGTGTGCCACTTAAGTATATAGAAGAGAAGCAGTAGAGCCTTCAGGTGCACATGCTGTTTTCCAAGTGCTTAGCAACCCAAACTTAAGATCTTCAAGTGCCCACTTTTCATTTGCACACCAGCATAAAAGTTATACATGAAACATTGTGTGTGCTCACTGTGCAGCCTCAGGTGAAGGTAAATCCTTCCTCGTTGAATAGCCTGCTCCTGAGATGTGGCAAGCCCACTGAGATCCCATTGCTATCAGTAGAAGTTGAGATCACTCCTGCAATGAGTGCTTCACAGAATGGGGAGTAAGGCACATGCACAAGCTGTGTTTTATGGATTGTCTCCTaactgcagggattttttttttatttttattttttgccatgcAGACTTCCACACACTGTGGGTAAGAGATGGAAAGGATGtgtattcttttttcctttggagagAGGGGTTGCGTGTAATGTTAAGAAGGTTGTATGCAGTAAATGGTGTAGCTGTGTTCTCTAACATCAGTCACGTTCTGATGCTAGTGTTGCCCTTGTGATGACCATTAGTAAGTAGCTGGGCAAGGATGTGAAATGCAGTTATAACCTGAGTATAATTTGTTCTGTTTACAAGCAAGCATCAGTCCTTGCTCAGAAGTGGTCAAACA from Apteryx mantelli isolate bAptMan1 chromosome 7, bAptMan1.hap1, whole genome shotgun sequence encodes the following:
- the PRDX3 gene encoding thioredoxin-dependent peroxide reductase, mitochondrial produces the protein MAAALGRLLRSAVPTAAAAAAAGRRLTARPLLCARRQLSLGSSRFAPAVTQHAPFFKGTAVVNGEFKELSLDDFKGKYLVLFFYPLDFTFVCPTEIVAFSNKANEFHDVNCEVVAVSVDSHFCHLAWINTPRKSGGLGHMNIPVLSDLTKQISRDYGVLLEGPGIALRGLFIIDPNGVIKHLSINDLPVGRSVEETLRLVKAFQYVETHGEVCPANWTPDSPTIKPSPEASKEYFEKVHT